GTATTAGCGTGCATTCAATTTGTCGAAATATTCAGACCAAGAATCTTACTCACTGTCAGCGTCGTCGAAAACAACAAATGGGCTTTTTCCTCCCAATTCGAGTGTAACACGTTTGAGATTACTCTCGCCTGCAGCTTTCAGAATGGTGTGTCCCACCTGATAgtaaaaaagatgaaaacgTTAGACGTCTCTGGAGATAAAAGTATGGATTCTAAAACAGCAATCAGGTAATGATTGACACCTGAATAGTACCATCGAAACTTTATGAAAGAAGCATGACGAAAATCTATAATAGCGATTCCTATTACCAGTGAAGAACCAGTGAAGGAAATCTTTGCTACATCGGGATGCAGGCTGAGTGCACCTCCGGCCGCTGCACCATAACCTGGCACAACGTTGACAACCCCTGGAGGAAAGCCGGCTGCTTTGATAAGGCTGGCCATGAAAAGTGCAGATAGAGGTGTCAATTCCGCTGGTTTCATTACCACTGTGCAACCCGTTGCCAATGCGGGCCCGAGTTTGAATCCATACATTGCGATCGGGACGTTCCAGGGAATAACCAGAGCAACGACTCCGACGGGCTCCTTTCTCGTCAACGCGAACGAATTACCATCTTGGGAAAGCATAAAAATGCTGTTTTACTAACCTTATTAGACTGTACATCGTATGAAGTACAGAGACCTTGAATTTTAAATACTTAAACTTGCAGAAACAAACTATGCAGGACTCACCAGCGGGAATTGTAGAGCCCTGAATTTTGTCAGCCCAGCCAGCATAGTAGCGCAAGTTTTGGGCAGCCTTAATGGTGATTCCGTACGCCATAAGAAACGGCATACCGTTATCCAATGACTCCAAGCTCGCTAATTCGTTgacattttcttcaaaaagATCGGCCAGCTGTAGTGAGATAAACAAATAGAATGTAGTGTGCGCAAATCGCTTGCCAAGAGTCTATGTGGCATAAAATTTCTAGACGCGTAGGCGAAACTGATACTGACCTTGTTAATTAGCGCTGCACGGGCAGAAGCATCCAGCGATCTCCACGCAGATCCTCTTGCGAAAGCCTTCTTTGCCGATGCTACTGCCTTGTCTATGTCAGCCTACAAGGTACAAAGGAACCAGTTAGTTATATTATACCAAACGAACACATCATTCTTGACATGACAAACGTGAATGATCAGCAGGCATGGATTAACTTCGTACGTTTAGATTTTAATTTGAGGATGTAAATAAGGATTTCATAGTGCAGTAGTTTTAGCAGATCcggttgtaattttttttttatcgttaaaTTCACCTTGTCACCTTCGGTTATTTGAGCAATTGGCTTTTCGGTGCGTGGATTGACGGTCGCGAACGTCTTTCCACTTTCTGCGTCCACGAATTCATTGTCGATGAAAATCTGGAAAATATAAAACTCGGCATTTTAATAATCGGCATGAAAATAACGAAGTATAGGAAgcatctctctatctaataaaaaagtttcaaacaaacgaacgtagaaaaagattataataacaatagtaaaaaaagattataataacaatagtaaaaaaagattataataacaatagtatacgcatgaagttggcggtggggtgagataccgaaaacaaaacaaaaagcatctagcaaaccctttgacagctgtcatcggctgtttatgacagtctttgacaaatatttttataggtatctgtttctgacgcgcaaaaaatgaacatgcaaacgaaaattataacgatgattcccgacaggaattgtctttttcgcgcgttggcgtattgtgtatacggcactcaagatcgacacgcagaggtgagactgagtatcgtttcaaatatagtggataattggtctacatttgcgggttttattacaggtaatgagtcaaacggtgctgtgattaggtgacctggtgattacaaatcacatatgaataaaaatgcaatatatgcagctgcggaaatttttaagatatgttaaatcgagtatcgcgaagaacaaattcatccacaccggatcggatcacaaaatggaacacaattctcgctactcttcaccggtgACGGAGagagtggacactttgatgtcttgcagaaccaaaataaaattcagatagtgagtaataagtatgaaaagtaacaatcaaataatagtaaatctaaatatatcaccaaacagtcaaaaggacagccaggatttacgatgacaatggagaaaggaggagtttcaagcagcagacaaggcgatgaagatggtgaatggtcggaagtatcacaaaagaaagaggaaaataaaattgtaagtgcgaagaaccaaataagccatagaataatatccaccaaatattcgtataaccaggaaagaggacgaccaggatcgatgttgaccacaagagaaagaggtgttttgcggaatgaacatcaacgcaaatatagagaaaaaaataatataaagaaggtgattttggagaataaccggcagagcggcagtaaaaataattcaacgaagggtgtcgaagaattagaagaatcgattgcgatgattgattcggaaaataaatcgagaggacgaccaaccaatgtgatgtacatagaagagcgaaaaattagacgacgggaacagcagcgaaaatatagggaagcgaacaaaaaatatcatactggcttttcaaacaacgaacagaaaggaggagtttcaaccagcagacaaggcgatgaagatggtggatggtcggaagtatcacaaaggaaaaaggaaaatgaaattttaagtgcgaagaaccaaataagccagagaataataataaacaaatattcctataaccaggcaagaggacgaccatgatagatgttgaccacaagaaaaagaggtgttttacggagtgaacagcaacataaatacagagaaaaaaaaaatataaagaaggtgattttggagaataacgggcagagcggtagcaaaaataattcagcaagtcaaggagatagacagatatcaatagagaaggaacaccaattttcaaccaacgaatggaagcttagattgatgaaaaaaagaaaagtaagcacagaaggaattgaagtggacagcaagtgcaggacctgtcattaaatcaacatgaaggaattcgcctgtctactagacaatgcgtaaggaaatagtgaggcgcgaagcgccgagatggggttggcgcgcgaagcgcgcaggggcgaagcccctagtagtttaaaaaatcaatttgtacCTTCGTGTACTTGATTTCTGGATTCGGGTTTCCCTTGGGCGGTATCATGTTTACGGAAGAAACTGTCTAGGTAATGCGTCGAACCTGTACTGACGTTGTGAAATTGCTCGCCAGCTATTTTATGGTCTCGTGAAGCGTGACTAACGGGTTATAATCTCGCGGGATTACGCAAGCGTATATCTCTAGATACCCTAATGCTGTATCATGTTGACTGTGAGTTAGCTGAATTATCTCCAACGGTACTCGATCATAAGTCCTATTTAAGGGAAATCCATATCCtttaaattttaaagaatCGGGTTTTGGTTTATTAACACGTTTGAGATTACTCTTGCCTGCAGCTTTCAAACAAGTGTGTCCCATCTAATAGTAaatcggatgaaaattttaaatgactTTTAAGATAGAGCGCGgcaatattcaaattaaagGAATACATTTTCTCAACATATACAATAGCGAATCCTATTACCAGAGAGGAAGCGGTGAAGGAAATCTTGGCAACATCGGGATGCAGGCTGAGTGCACTTCCGGCCGCTGCACCATAACCTGGCACAACGTTGACAACTCCTTGAGGAAACTCGGCCGGGTTACAGTTCGAAAATCCGAAATTTTCGAGGtgcgaattttaaaacaacgaaTGACCAGCGTATCGACCAGTGTTgggattttcgataaatcaccCGGTAGAATAACTGTTTTCCTGATTGTTCATTCAATCGAACGCTCCCCTAtccgaaaaagtattttcagaacAGTCGGCATTCCGAATTACCAAAGCACAGAATGTGGAGGTatacaaaaatgaaagttccaaaattaaaaattaagaacGGCTAATACTTCGAACAGCCGCTAAACCGAAATAATTAGCTGTCGACAATCAAAGTTCAGAAAGAGCAAAATTACGATCCGCAAAATGCAGAAGGGCAGGAAAGCCGAAAGACCGGAATACGGTTGTCATACTTATGCAGACTCATGCTTACTGGCACTAGACACCCGCCATCGGATACGCGTGGCGTTGCAGAGAATGTATGGGCTTCTGACGTTATCCaacctttcggaatttttcccATTCTGTCTTCAGCGGGTTTCAGGATTTCGACTTTTCTTCGAGTCTTTAGTCAGTCGTTATTGCTAAATTCGGATTCGTAGATTTTCGACAAAGGCACGAGTCTAAGATTTGTAAAGACTACTCTTTGACTCTTCGGTATTTGcacaattcaatattttgcctTTTGTAATCTTGTccattgcaaaaaaaaaaaaattatgttataaatttgattatacatttttgcgttctcaagttttattttcctaCAAGTTATCATTTCGTATTCCTGGTGTTTCTACGTTTTCAAATGTTTGTACCCCACCCGCCCGAAATGCGGCCGCTTTGAGAAGGCTGGCCATGAAAAGTGCAGGTAGAGACGTCAATTCCGCTGGTTTTATTACCACTGTACAACCCGCTGTCAATGCGGGCCCGAGTTTGAACCCATACATTGCGATCGGGACGTTCCAGGGAGTAATCAGTGCCGTGACTACGACGGGCCCATTTGTCGTCATGGTGAACGAGTTACCAGTCTGGAGAGGCATAAAAACGCCGTTTCACTAACCGGAACAGACTGTACATCCTACGAAGTACGAAGAGCTTGAATTTGGAATACTTGAACTAGCAAATACAAGCCATAGATGATTTACCAGCAGGAATAGTAGAACCCTGAATTTTATCAGCTGATAAAACCAGCAACCAGCATAGTAGCACAAGTCTTACGCATTCTTCACGTCAGGCCAGGGTCATGGCCAAGAGAAACGGCATACCATTATTCAGTGACGAGAATATCCATTATTCGTTAACATTTTCTTTGAATAGATCGGCCAGCTGTCGTGAGATAAACAAATAGACTGGTATGGGAAAATAGAGTGTTGAGATTCGAAGTGGCGTCAATTCGCTAGACACGTAGGTGGACTGATTGGCCTTCTTCACGCAGCCATCCAGCCATCTTCACGCAGTTCCTCTGGCGAAAGACTTCCTTGCCGATGCTACTGCCTTGTCTATGTCAGCCTATAAGGTACAAAAAACATCATACTGAATGTACACAGTATCATCGAGATGACAAGCAGGAATAACTATCGTTAAACTCACTTTCTTACCTTCCGCTGCTCGGGCAATTGGCTTTTCGGTGCGTGGATTGACGGTCGTGAACGTCTTTCCACTTTCTGCGTCCACGAATCCATTGTCGATGAAATTTTGGAGAATGTGAAATTTGGCATTTTAATTTCACGAAAATGACGAAGTATAGAAAGcatagtttgaaaaatcaatttgcatCTTCGTGTACTCGATTTCTGGATTTGGATTTCCCTTGGGAGGTATCATATTTACGGCAACAACTGTGCAAGTTATGCGTCCAGCCTGTACGGACCTCGTGAAATTGCTCTCCAGGCATTTTATGCTGTCGTGAAGCGCGATTGACGGATTCTAATCTCGCGGGATTACGTAAGCTATACTTCGAGATACCTCAATGCTGTATTATGTCGACTCTAAACCAGCTGAATTATCTTCGTGGTGCTCGATCAAAAGccacaatttttaataatgtgTCAGGTTGGAATGGGTCAGAATACAAGTAGAGCTACTGTTGTCgtacgaaaataataacaaacgaGTCAACGTCAAGGTATAAATTGCACCTTCAAATAAAAGATGTAGTGAAGATGCTATTCTTTAACCCTTAGCTGGTACACTTTCCCGGCATAACATAAAATCCATATCGCGAATAAACTACAGGTTATTTTAATTTGCAAAGATTATCAAAGAGTCGTTAAACTgatttgtaaaagaaaatacagcttatttgaaaaaaattatcaaatatggaaaaaaaaaaaaaaaatggaacacTCCAAagaaacgtaatttttttcaactattcttctaaattattttaattatttattctcattGGCTTAAAATAAGTATCAGCAAGCGTTAGCGTTTGGTACCTCAGAATGCCAGCTAAGGGTCAAGTCCTTAGTTACATGTTTCTGTGCACGTTGCTGGGTGGTAAAGACTTCATACAAAGGAAATACACGACTAAGATACCTATAATTTGGTTCATTTTAATTAGCCATTTTAATCAAGGCGGTATACTTTATCGGCTGGGTGGAGAATATACTATCGCACTTTAATCTCGGTCTTGCTGCCTGTGGGATATTACTCTTCGGTATTTCCCGTGTGAATCTTACTgcgtttttatttcgttacaGCAGCAGATTACGTAGCACGCATTTATCATAATTAACCTGgctattttttcctttctttttatcaCTCTTTGTACCATACAAACGATCGTGATGAATTCGTTCAGTATTGCTCTCCGAATTTTTACTGACTATGGGTGTATTTTCGATTGCCATTTTTAATAGGTAACCAAATCTATTATCATCAGTTAAAACTCGTGGGTTACAGGATAGGATAGAACGTCATgattatttgttgtttttattttttggccTTCAATCCTCAAGGATTCAGATCTGGTGCCTCGGAAAATTCGCAGTTCTTCGTTAATCACCTTCCCAAAACTATGAATCGCTATTATCCAAGATAATTACAGCATgtttttcgtcatttctcttcaGAAAACCAATTTTAAACAGTTGTCAATTCTGGACCTTGATCAGAATCAAATACTACTTTTCCTAACGGTTACAAATCTAATCGATAATCAGCGAAACGTAGATAAGTGCTAGATGATCGCGGGATAAGCATCCACCCATGTCGGATAAAACAGCTCCATTTGTAATCTTATCGCATGGCCGAAAAACGCTTTATCAAAACtgaaatgtttgaaaagaCATTGCTCACATTACGAAAAGCGTctcgtataattattttcgtatctaattttttatcacacgAAGCAGTGCACGTTCTTTTAATTCATTCCTACAACTCGATTCAAGGTATCAAGCTGATTAGACACTGCAATCACGTCccttattcatttaatttgaGAACTAGACGCTAAATGTCTAGCTGTCTTTAACCTTATCTCAGATGATGCTTTACAACAGGTGTTGCGAAAATAATTCCTTACTTTTATAACATTTGTTATAGGTTATCGGAATTAATTTGCTTTTTCAACAACATtatggatttttattttgatatattTGTCATCAGAGTTTATTGACCGTTATATGTGCCAGCGGagataaatgaaaatcatCAGTCTTGACCATAGGTTTCGAAGTCAGCTCAATGATTGGATGGCAGTTTGATTGAAATGGTTTTAGTTTCGAGGTAGGCATCCAACCCTTCCTTGCCCCTGTGGAAAGGAAATTTCCTTATTCATGCCAATCTTTGAACAATGAAATTGCTAGACTGATAAAGCTAGACAATTCAACTTACATCTCACGTCCCATGCCAGACTCTTTGTAACCACCGAATGGTGCTTGCGGACTAAAGGCGTTGTACCGATTCACCCTAAAGAGATAAGTGTACCATCAAATAGTTAGCAAATTCTCGAAATGATTCTGTACATCGCTGTTACGGAAATTTGATCCTACCATACGTTTCCTGCTTCCACGGCCTTCGCGTACTCAAGAGCAACCTCAATGTTCTTGGTGAAGACACCGGCTGCCAGTCCGTAATTGGTGTCATTTGACCTTTGGATAACCTCTTCGAGAGTGTCGAACTTGAAAATAGACTGCACCGGTCCGAATATCtgcaaaatgtaaaattacaattaggAATCAGCCAGTGTCAGTCGACGATAGATCTTGACCGAAATGACGGATTTACTTCTTCCTTGGCGATTCGCATGTTGTCAGTAACGTTCGAGAATACCGTGGGCTCGATGAAGTACCCGTTTGATTCTATACGTTTTCCACCGGTTTCCAGTTTCGCGCCTTCTCTCTTCGCCGATTCGATCAATCCCAGAACCTTGTCAACAGTATCCAAGTCGATCTGAAAGCAAATCGCGTCGGTTAATTCTCGGCTGAGCAACTGTAGGAGTCTCATGTTGTCAGGATGTTTCACCCACTTGAGGACCTTGCTGACACCCGGGAGTAAAAGCGTCTCCGACTTTAGTCGCGGAAGCAACGGCGACGGCTTTCTTTACGAACTTGTCGTAAACCCCAGACTGAACGAAGACCCTTGAGGGTGCTATGCACGCCTGACCAGCATTGGAGAACAGACTGTAGGCGTCTTCCACAGCTGCATCAACTGCATTGAGAAGGAAACTATTGTGTAGACAAGATGTAAACATGCAGCTTTTTAACGCCCTCTTACTCACGGTCAGCGTCGTCGAAGACAACGAGAGGACTCTTTCCTCCCAGCTCGAGGGTTACACGCTTCAAATTACTCTCCCCAGCAGCTTTCAATATGATGTGTCCAACCTGTCGATGTTATTCGCATACAGTGAGACGGTGTTTGTCACAATGGTCCAGGTTTCACGGGGACCTGAAACTCTGGGGGGTCAATAATCACCTCTGATGAACCGGTGAACGCGACCTTGGCGATGTCAGGGTGGTGGCTGATCGCCGCTCCGGCTGTAGGACCGTAGCCTGGCACAACGTTGACGACTCCAGGAGGAAACCCGGCCTCCTTGACGAGCTGGGCCAGCCTAATCGAAGTCAGCGGTGTTTGTTCGGCCGGCTTTACTACCAGTGTGCAGCCCGCCGCCAATGCAGGCCCCAACTTCAACCCGAACATGAGAATCGGGTAATTCCAAGGTATGATCTGCCCGACCACACCGACCGGCTCCTTCCGCGTCAAAGTGAAAGAATTTCCGTCTGAGGCAAACCAGTTTTTACCGTTATTGTGGCATTCGAATTGTTCGACCCGAGCAAAAACTTGTATTTCACCCAACTCACCGACGGGAATAGTCGTTCCGTGAATCTTATCCGTCCAGCCAGCGTAATATCGTACAAAATGCGCGGTCATTGCTGTGAACTGGTACGCCGCAGGGAAGggttttccattttcaattgATTCCAGGTTTGCCAATTCGTTCACATTTTCCTCGATCAGATCAGCCAGCTGCGCAAAAGCAGAGAAAATCAGACCCTCGTTATATGCTAGCGGATAGATGAATTATATAATATGATGAAATTATGTAATCAAAACAACAATTAGATTAATGAGCAACGCTGATCCTATCACTGGGATACCGACCTTGTAGAGGAGAGCTCCACGGGCTGAGGCATCCATCGATCGCCATACCGATCCCCTGGCGAAAGCTTTTTTTGCTGCTGCCACTGCCTTGTCAACGTCGGCCtatgggtgaaaaatttactgGTTATTTTAAGCGGAATGACCTGTAACGCCGAAGCCATGACGGCAGAACTTGTTTAACGCGTCTTAAATTCAACTCACCTTGTCACCTTCAGCCGTTTGAGctattaatttttctgttgCAGGATTCAGGACAGGAAACGTCTTACCGCTTACCGCGTCGACGAATTCATTGTTGATGAAAATCTGTGCAGTTTGATCAAACGTAAAACTTTTATAACGTTCAATAAATTCTTAATTACACACAGCTGCGATTGCATCTTACGAAAATATGATCAACCCCTGACCCGCGTAAGTTCATCTTCAAATTTGTACATCATTAATATCAGATCATTATTTGTACATCATTAGTTTCGCAACAGCagtattgataaattttgtaacgaCGCTGACATTACCATTTTGCTTACTATGCGATTGCGAAGGGTAATAATCGATTGGAGCACCAACATAATAAATCGTTATCGGCAAAATGCAAATCTAGTCTAAAcgagttttcgatagtcaacGTTGAAGCAAGAGATGGATTAC
Above is a genomic segment from Neodiprion pinetum isolate iyNeoPine1 chromosome 1, iyNeoPine1.2, whole genome shotgun sequence containing:
- the LOC124222879 gene encoding aldehyde dehydrogenase 1A1-like, with protein sequence MIPPKGNPNPEIKYTKIFIDNEFVDAESGKTFATVNPRTEKPIAQITEGDKADIDKAVASAKKAFARGSAWRSLDASARAALINKLADLFEENVNELASLESLDNGMPFLMAYGITIKAAQNLRYYAGWADKIQGSTIPADGNSFALTRKEPVGVVALVIPWNVPIAMYGFKLGPALATGCTVVMKPAELTPLSALFMASLIKAAGFPPGVVNVVPGYGAAAGGALSLHPDVAKISFTGSSLVGHTILKAAGESNLKRVTLELGGKSPFVVFDDADIDAAVQEAAIIFSHGGQMCTSPSRVFVQAGIYDKFVKKAVAVASQMKVGDAFTPGCWQAPQIELRAVEKIIGLIESGKKEGAKLQLGGKRRKTNGYFIEPTVFSDVTDDMRIAKEEIFGPVQSILKFETFEEVVRRSNNTEYGLSAGVFTKNIETALEYAKAVEAGSVWVNQYNAMTAQTPFGGFKQSGIGRELGKEGLDAYLETKTISIKLPTNH
- the LOC124222876 gene encoding aldehyde dehydrogenase 1A1-like: MSVTLDPPKGNPNTKINYTKIFINNEFVDAVSGKTFPVLNPATEKLIAQTAEGDKADVDKAVAAAKKAFARGSVWRSMDASARGALLYKLADLIEENVNELANLESIENGKPFPAAYQFTAMTAHFVRYYAGWTDKIHGTTIPVDGNSFTLTRKEPVGVVGQIIPWNYPILMFGLKLGPALAAGCTLVVKPAEQTPLTSIRLAQLVKEAGFPPGVVNVVPGYGPTAGAAISHHPDIAKVAFTGSSEVGHIILKAAGESNLKRVTLELGGKSPLVVFDDADLDAAVEDAYSLFSNAGQACIAPSRVFVQSGVYDKFVKKAVAVASATKVGDAFTPGCQQGPQIDLDTVDKVLGLIESAKREGAKLETGGKRIESNGYFIEPTVFSNVTDNMRIAKEEIFGPVQSIFKFDTLEEVIQRSNDTNYGLAAGVFTKNIEVALEYAKAVEAGNVWVNRYNAFSPQAPFGGYKESGMGREMGKEGLDAYLETKTISIKLPSNH